From a single Chlorocebus sabaeus isolate Y175 chromosome X, mChlSab1.0.hap1, whole genome shotgun sequence genomic region:
- the LOC103231817 gene encoding divergent paired-related homeobox-like — protein sequence MFTEKLLEDLNSFFNENLYPNPSLQWASKIEIHPTVLEVWFENHRAKLKKAKCKHVQQKQETQQPSIPEGEVKTSAGLRNTDTLLRFPNAAHPIGLVYMNLRAPSFLLILYPNLKVPTNDFPGQKIVHFGCCQNPNVYCL from the coding sequence ATGTTCACTGAGAAACTACTGGAAGATTTGAACAGCTTTTTCAATGAGAACCTATACCCAAACCCCAGCCTTCAGTGGGCTTCGAAAATCGAAATACATCCAACAGTACTGGAGGTCTGGTTCGAGAACCACAGAGCAAAACTTAAGAAAGCAAAATGCAAGCATGTTCAGCAAAAACAAGAAACTCAACAACCATCAATACCAGAGGGCGAAGTCAAGACCAGTGCTGGCCTGAGAAATACAGACACGCTACTCAGATTCCCCAATGCTGCTCATCCTATCGGCCTGGTGTATATGAATCTTCGGGCACCCTCATTCCTACTCATTCTGTACCCCAACCTTAAGGTCCCTACAAATGACTTCCCTGGCCAAAAAATAGTCCATTTTGGCTGCTGCCAAAATCCTAATGTATACTGCCTCTAG